The following proteins are encoded in a genomic region of Magnolia sinica isolate HGM2019 chromosome 1, MsV1, whole genome shotgun sequence:
- the LOC131255977 gene encoding protein UNUSUAL FLORAL ORGANS-like, translating into MWNHLPFDLLAHIFSFLPPDSLARATSACKHWHTCAKTCPVSAVSLATGPHRHPPWFLAIQARDRSGSCYAYNPALDRWHVLPLDFVPDPIRPVGPIGGLLLCRPAIACSVHLIICNPFTRRYRLLPPLITARANPAIGVISFGDQHVPSFQVYVAGGMSDISCGGGASYEPTLEMYDPKSDTWLNLGAMPVEFAVRLTVWTPNESVYADGALYWMTSARAYSVMGFEVRSRTWREVKAPMADQLECAAIVRRMGRLAIFGGTCGGGACIWELGVGDEWTLIEVVPNELGRRFLGVKGSWGSTKCVGCDEAMYLYKDLGWGMLVWREVPHKARWEWFWVDGCTEVKRVGAPKVPFKGVILHPTLAPLLHAS; encoded by the coding sequence ATGTGGAATCACCTCCCCTTTGATCTGCTTGCCCACATCTTCTCCTTCCTCCCTCCAGACTCCTTGGCACGTGCCACATCAGCATGCAAGCACTGGCACACGTGTGCCAAGACGTGCCCCGTCAGTGCAGTCTCTTTGGCGACGGGGCCCCACCGTCACCCTCCATGGTTCCTGGCCATACAAGCACGTGATCGGAGCGGCTCTTGTTACGCCTACAACCCAGCTCTGGATCGATGGCACGTGCTACCCCTCGACTTCGTTCCTGATCCAATTCGACCGGTGGGCCCGATCGGTGGCCTCCTCCTCTGTAGGCCAGCGATCGCATGTTCCGTACACCTGATCATATGTAACCCGTTCACTAGACGTTATCGGCTACTTCCACCGTTGATCACCGCACGTGCCAATCCTGCGATAGGCGTGATCAGCTTCGGCGATCAGCACGTTCCTTCTTTCCAGGTCTACGTCGCCGGTGGCATGTCAGACATTTCATGCGGCGGCGGGGCCTCCTATGAGCCCACATTGGAGATGTACGACCCCAAATCCGACACGTGGCTCAATCTCGGTGCGATGCCGGTGGAATTTGCGGTCAGGCTGACAGTTTGGACACCGAACGAGAGTGTGTATGCCGACGGCGCCTTGTATTGGATGACATCCGCACGTGCCTATAGTGTGATGGGGTTCGAGGTGCGATCTCGCACGTGGAGGGAAGTAAAAGCCCCGATGGCTGATCAGCTAGAGTGTGCGGCGATCGTGCGACGCATGGGACGGTTGGCTATTTTCGGaggcacgtgtggaggtggggcatGTATATGGGAGCTTGGTGTGGGGGATGAGTGGACACTGATTGAAGTGGTCCCAAATGAATTGGGTAGGAGGTTTCTGGGGGTTAAGGGTAGCTGGGGTAGTACTAAATGTGTAGGGTGTGATGAGGCCATGTATTTGTATAAAGACCTTGGGTGGGGCATGTTGGTTTGGAGGGAGGTCCCACATAAGGCGAGGTGGGAATGGTTTTGGGTTGATGGGTGTACTGAGGTTAAGAGAGTGGGTGCGCCCAAAGTCCCATTCAAGGGGGTGATACTTCACCCAACCCTAGCTCCTCTTTTACATGCTTCATAA